The genomic stretch GGTGGCAATGAAttggcttggggtgtgtgggtggtagGCCCcagtttcctgtgagagaagggttttttattctgggggtagagaaaagggaggaggagacgaggagagagagagagagagagagagagagagagagagagagagagagagagagagagagagagagagagagagagagagagagagagagagagaggagttcaCAGTGGCAGGCAAGAGAGTTAAAAGCAATGCACAGGGGGATGCAAGAAAGTTAAACGCGAAGCAGCTGAGTCAGGTGGGCGAGTTTACAGGTTGTATTTCTGGCTTTTCTTtggccttatttctaaatttgttctcattaataaaccctggtatttttattgttttattgaaaagaggctttttaatatcatttacaagtctgggagaaacagttggggagggggcagtgtggaagagaggaggctCAGGATTTAGAGGTCCCAATATTGCAGCTAGCCTCCCAATTAATTCTTCTcacattaaatttggcccttacagatttcTGGCCTGTACAGGGCTTAATGAACTTGGGGAATCTTTTAAACCCCTCTCCCCCCTTACAATTTTGAAATGCAGCTACTAAAATTTAAGAGGGCATGGACCCCAGCTAAGGAACCCCATGCTCTAGATAAAGGTTCTAGATGATTACCATAGGTTCTACTCAAATGAAATGTAGAAGCTGAGAACACAACCCTCCCCTCATTTCCATCTACAAAACAGAAATATTGATTTTTGGACATCAAGGTCCATATtctctgtccttcattttttaattaggacaccaccatccttagAATGTATTGTTCTTAATttcacagctttttttttctgttaatgtCTAAGGAAATATTTAGACTAGATCATTATCTTATCTAACAATCTCAGTTATTCTAATAGCAGCTTTCAATGAAGATTTGCATTTCCAAGTTTATGCCCCAGGTGACTCATTAACAAACACATGTTTAAAATGTAGTTCTAGAGAAAATTTAGAGTAATCAGTTCTATAGAGATCACTGGTATAGGAAATCATTGTTTTGACAATGAGAGCATCAGTGAAGTCATAggagcaataacaacaataaaattgttgttttcttttttattttcctggtaATGAGTCCCTTTGAACATTGTGAAACTGTACATTTCCCCTGGAGAAACCTAGAATCTTTGTTTTGCCCATTCCAACAATTATATTCTTATTTATGCATATCACtagctggagaaaaaaatcttcaaaaaattttaaactcactttttttgtcttttttaagaaTTCACATAGAGGCATGAGAGAAAAGAAGTATATGAATTACAAATGGCTGAAATAAGGGAGAGATTCCCAGAAAGAACATTTTCTTTACAGAATATTAAAATAAGTAATCTACTAGATTTGGGGATTTATTCTTGTAATGAATCTTATATATTCAAACCGAATGCAAAAGCAAATTTTTTCTGCTTATGGTTTTCCAGTGGTGAAAggattttttcttcaaagtcactGATATTTCCATTCCTGCATTGTGACACACTGCATCCCATCCAATTATTTGGCAAGAAActacttttcttgtcttttcatgAACTATCTAAAGAGGCCTAACTTAAATTAGGGACAAAACCTTAATAGTCAAGCCATTAAAATGGCATAATTTTAAGAATACTTTCTAATGATCAGATTAAAAATGGATAAATTTCTTAAACAGCACATATCAATGGATGGAGTTTTTCAATTAGATAGTGACTCGTAAAATAGGTTGTTAAGGAGATTTaggctgaaatctgcctcttatatatacaaatatatatatatacaaatatatatatataaatataaatatatatatataaatatatatatatataatatgtataaacaTAGAGACTTGGTTTgaacatatagaaatatatactcatgtttatatgtatatataatatttatcacaaagtagtatataaatatatcaacataaatgtatataaaatttgcATGTTATACTTACCCCAATAAAAATGGAATCATCATAATAAAATTTATCCATAATGTCTGTGGctttatatattgtttatatatgtttaaCTAGTTTGTTAATTTTCCTGATGTGTAATGCTATTGATATATAatgttattgtattttaaaatacaatgtaacaaaataatttaaataatattttaataaatgtatggGGAAAAcatctttagtttttctttaaaataatgggGGAACAGTTATGATGACATAAACTTTAGAATCCAGTATATCTATTCAATGCCCTAAGGAATGTTCactagtgtgttttttttttttatatttcatggTTTACATCTGAATATGCTGACTATTCACCTGATACCCTTCACACTTCCTAACTGTATCTTATAACTCATTTTCAATTCACATATacctttgaattttgtttttgtttttgtttttgtgaattggggttaagtgacttgcccagggtcacacatctagtgttaagtgtgtgagaccagattttaactcagatcctcctgactccagggccagtgctctatctactacaccacctagctgtccctaccttTGAATTTTTATACCATATTTGCTAATCGtgcttatcattttcttttctttctttcttttgttctttttttttttttggcttgttaGGTCACCTTAAGTTGTGATTCTTCTGAGGTCATGAAGTtctataatttaaatattttaaaatatgatatcttTTCATATTCCCAATTTAATCATATTCTAGTGGAATgattccccaaaggaaaactcccaaaTAATTTTCTGACAATATTTCAACTAGAGAGGGAAGGCAAAATACATCTATATATTCTCCCAAAAGATTTATTAGCACTGGGAATTAATctcctataaaaagaaaaaaaagaatctatagtTGAAGGAAATTTAATGAAAACTAACTATGAGCAGCTAGAGAGAAGACCGAGACTCCATAAAGTTCTTCAATTGATCAAGCCCTATTTCCACATGGgacagagattttaaaaattatctatttgaaTTATTGGGAATATATCATTTGTATCATGAGGTCCTATACATTtggtatgtgttttttttcttacatatCTTAAATTGAGTTTTTGAAAGGTAAAAGTGTACAGTTGAAAAAGCagtaacaatttcttggaaaaaaattaaaaattagctTCTTATTCACAGAGGGCCTCCTCACAAAAATTAGTTGATGAAGAtagcattcctttcattttagaggTCAAATGATTGAGGATTTGAGAGAAAAAGTGGGTTGTATACAATCACCAGGTTTGTAATGATCAGATCTGGATGTCTAACTTAGACCTTCCTTCtaataatttcaaattaattaaatatttattaattctctGATTTTTATTCATCCCAGGCACATGCCTCCATGGGCAGTAGCATCAGGCAAGGTGAGAGCAGATTTCAATCATTGAGCAAGTTTCATGCCTTGTGTATGACCCATTGAGCCAAAGTTAGTGCTGTAGCAGTGTTATTTTTCAGTAGTTTCAGCCATGTCTAACAGCTCTTGAACCCACTGGGGGTTTTCTGTACacaaatactagagtggtttgctattttcttctctagctcattttatagatgaggaaactgaggcaaacagggttatgtgatttgcataggctcacacagctagtaagtgtgtgagacagatttgaacttaagaagatcagtcttcccaattccaagtccagttctctatccattgtgtcacctaattGCCCCATCACACAagaagtgctcaataaatgcttgttttttgaGTAATATAATGATTCATAGAAGTTattattttcttgaaattttctttaatttagaGGACTCTGATAACTCTAAATTGCAGCAAGCAGATTTTACAATTACAGAGTCAGTTTGTAATCTGTAATGTCTTTAAAAGCAACCATTCCAATCTCttgaggaaaaataatgaaacagtGTCCCAGAGTGATTGTGACTTATACTAGAGTGCACAGGCTACATGAACATTTAAAATTATGCTCTCTGAACctaaattaagtgatttttaaacTGAAGCAAATTTATCATCAATCTGAAATTTCTTGCCATGTTTTCCCTAAGCCTTTATTTTGCAAATATCACTTTTTGTGGtatatttatttgaataatttcacTTTAAATTACTATTTCAAATGATAGGGTCCTGCAgatagctcatttttttttttttttttttttgctgggcaatgggggttaagtgactttcccagggtcacacagctagtaagtgtcaagtgtctgaggccggatttgaactcaggtactcctgaatccagggccggtgctttatccactgcgccacctagccaccccccagatAGCTCATAtttaataaagtaataaaaaataagtCAACCCTTCGATAAACACATACTTCATGACTTGTTGAAATTAAGGCAAAACACAGACACTTCTTAATTTGAATTTATGATAGTAGTTCCTTGACACTGTCAGATCCTCAAACTTCCTCTTTAATTAAATCATCCCTCACCCCACTTcctgtattacttttttttaatcctaggaTTCTCCAGTGTGTGACCTTGCTGATATTTGGAATAAATGTCTGGGGAAAACCATACTACAGTCACCGAATTTATCTTGCTAGGGTTAACAGACTCACCTGAATTGCAAGTTCtgctttttgtattatttttggtGATTTACAGTCTCACAATGATGGGGAATGCAGGGATGATTGCATTAATCATGATAGATTCTCAACTCCACAcacctatgtatttttttctgacCAACTTGTCCTTGActgatattttttattcttcaacTATCACTCCAAAAATGCTAATTGACCTATTGTCTGAAAGGAAAAGCATCTCTTTTACTGGCTGCTTTCTCCAGATGTATGTCTTTATTGCTTTATCAACCACTGAGTGCCTTCTTTTTGGACTGATGGCCTATGACCGTTATGTGGCCATATGCAATCCACTGCTTTACTCAGTTATCATGTCAAGGACAGTCTGCCTGAAGATGGCCATGGGGGCCTTCACAGCAGGATTCCTGAACTCAATTATCCATACCACTTACATAAGTAGCTTATCCTTCTGTGGCTCCAATGTCATCCATCACTTTTTCTGTGACAGTCCCCCAATTCTCAAACTCTCTTGTTCTGATACTCAAATGAACGAAACTATCATTTTCATCTGTGCTGGAATAAACATGTTAGGGACATTTCTGGTCATCCTTACCTCTTATATCtatattctcttttctattctaCGCTTGCATTCAGTTGAAGGGAGACACAAAGCATTCTCAACTTGTGCTTCTCATATTACAGCCATTGTTATATTTTATGGCACTGTGATTGTTACTTATTTGTGTCCAAGTTCAAGCTACTCTCCAACTCAAGGAAAAGTGATATCTGTCTTTTATACAGTGGTTATCCCAATGTTGAACCCTTTAATCTACAGCTTGAGAAACGAAGAAGTGAAGAGAGCTTTAAAGAATGCTATCACTAGAAAAAGGATCCCAACATTTATGTGATTTATTACATAGAATGATAAGTAAGTTAATTATCTGGCTATGTGAAAAACTCTATTTTATCCTATATTTACTGAAATTAACTTATATAGGCtgaggtttatttatttatcattgttgttgtttttttttctttgtttgtttttcctttccttaaaagaaaaaagttctaaTTTCAGTAATTCCTGAGAATCCCATGGCAATGAAAGCcacagaaattaaatcaataaatagaaaaacaaagaacttaaaatatgaaaaagaataaaactaaatGAAAAGGTACATGTTTGGGTGGGGAGACATGCTTCTATTATTGGGGGAAATCCCATATTAACCCTGAAAATGTTCAAACTTTATGGAGAGCTTTTAGAATCCTGCGTTTGATCTGGTTAGATACACTGGATGACAGCAGAACTTTTAAATATAGAATCAAgagttgttattttgttttgttttgttttcctttgattttgtAGTTGACATGTTATAAGAAGACAGTAATTGGATATTTCACAGCAGGTATAACCCAATGTATGATAACTCAAATTTAATTCAGAACAAAATATAGAGAAGGGAGGTTCAGTAGAGTTTCCTATATGTCTTAAACTGATTGGGCTGTTTCTGAATTTTATCTTTCCATAAATAGTTTTGCTTCATCAGTGCTAAATAAGAAAGGGTAGTTTTTCAGTgacttttctccatttttaaagaaattaatctaTAAGCTTCCTTATCATTTACatgatcatgtgtgtgtgtgtgtatatatatatatattcatatatatatgaaattagcACTCATATCCAAGAAGATAACAATCATTTATATGAAAATTATGTATTGCAAAAGTGAGAGAGCATTTGCCAAAATACACAATATCATGCAACTTGTTTCAGTTAGGGAGGCTCTATAGAGCTCTAGaattgacaacaacaacaacaaaacatgttTTGTTGacatatactttttctttttagtgaggcaattggggttaagtgacttaaccagggtcacacagctattaacagtgttaagtgtctgaggccggatttgaactcaggtactcctgattccaggaccagtgctctatccactgtgtcacctagctgcccctgacatataCTTTCAAATCTcaagaattataaatataaataaaattatttcaaggaATAGACCAAAAATAAAACGTTTCAAATTCAAACAATATTAGACTAGATTAAAGCAATGAAAGATCAAAATGAGACAGATATATTCACAAATCttaaaaaatcacaaatgaaGCAAATATActtgcatatgtacatatattgaaataatttaatttaatttaatttaaactcTTCTTGCTGTGAAAGATTTTTACcaataaaattaagtaaaatatcAAGAGAAACAGGAGAGGAAGAGTTCCAAAATGGTTAAATGCAAGTTATTTAAGAAAAATAGTACataatgtttttactttttattatttctaatcaATATTTAATATGTGAAAATAAATTTAGTTTTTTGTTCATCTGTAAGATTTATCTGCATAGTCTTCTTGTCTAAACAAATGAACCACATCAAAAATTCCTTGGACATTTTAAATTAGATTgcactcaaaatgtccaaaacaaaatttattactTTGTTCCCCAATCCACCTTCCTTCCAAACTTATGTTTGCTAATGACAACATCATCCTTTCAGCATATCAAGTTCATGATTTTGTCATTATCCTATATCAGTTGTCAGAGATGACCATTTTTAActtcatcatataatatttaCCAAAGCatctttccattattattttgATAGAGTCTCTTAGCTCTgaacccttttctccattcaaatAGTTACGACCCTAGTTCATGCTGAAATATTCTCTTATATAGACTATTGGAAGaagtttccaattgatttcatGAATTATCCCTTTCCAATCTGGACTATTCTTTACATTCACACCAATTTCTCTTCAACACAGGCTTGGTCATGCCACTTCTGTATTTTACATAATCCAATGTGTTTGACTTCCActatgataaaatagaaattgctaTATTTAACTTTTATAATTCAATATTTTTCTACAATTGCATGTaaacatttcatatttcttttataaagTATGAGTTCCCTATCCTAACCCGAGATGGCAAGTAATTTGATTTGTCATACATGTGCTTTCCTGCTGTTCTGTCTTACTGATGTtatgaaaggaaacagacaaaataaacaaagacaattaataaagtaaaaaaaatgtatgcttcaggCTACATTCAGAttttatcacttctttccctggagatggataacattttaatCATAAGTCCCTCAATTGTCTTGGATtgctgtattgttgagaacagatAAGCCATTCATTGTTCATCATCACAGAATATTACTGTTATTCTATACATTATTCTCTTGATTCAATGCATTTTGCTTTGAAACATTTAATatgtttttagtttgtttttgtttttgtttttttctgagagcatcagctcatcatttcttattttgtggtaatattcaatcacaatcattCACAAaggtttaaccattccccaagtgatggacatTTTCCCAATGTCCAATACTTTGTTACCATTAAAAGgcctgatataaatatttttgcatatatagcTCCTTTTTTCAAATCTCTTTTAGATACAAATATAGTTGTGGCATTGAGTAtttaaagggtatgcatggttttatagccctctgggcttagttacaaattgctctccagaaaggttgagTCAGTATACCActtcaccaataatgcattattgTCCCAATTATACTATATTCCcatcaacatttgtcattttccttttctgtcatgttatgCAGTCTGATAGGTATGCAATAGTAGctcataattgttttaatttatatttctctaatcaatagcaatttagaacatttttttcacattacactagatagttttgattactccATCTGAAAATAgactgttcatatactttgaccatttatcaattgagaatgGCTCTTACGTATATGAATTTGACTCTTAAAAATATTGTTTAGTAATGAGGTctctatcagagaaacttcctatAATTTCTTTCACTGTTATGATTGCTATGTATTTTCCTTTATCCTACTTCCCCGTGTTTATCCTACTCTCTAATCCTATTCACCCTGTCTATCCTTAGAACTCTTTTATTTCTAACTTTTACCTCCCTCAGTTCTCTGTCTCTTCTATCAGTTGCCCCATTCTATTATCCCTTTCTCCCCAGATTTCTTGTAAGATAAGATAGCtgtctatacccaactgagtgtgtatgttattccctctttaagccaattctgatgagagacAGTTTCATGTGGTTCCCCttacctccctcatcttccccttcaTTATAAAAACTCTTTAGCACATCTTTTTTGTCAGATGCTTTACTCCATTTTCCCTCACATTTTCCATTTCTCCCAGAACATTTATCTTTTTCagccattaattttattttgttagctAATCAACCCATCATATTCACCTATGTTTTCTGCCTATGTATACTCCCTCTAACCGTCCTAATAATGTCAAGGTTTATAGGAGTTATAAGCATTATTTTCTTATGTAAGAATGTAAAAATtgtaaccttattgaatcccttattatTCCTCTAAgcctttcatttttcatcatccATACATATAATGGAAGTTTTCTTTATATAAAATTGGTAAATCCCCATTCTTCTTTAATTTGCTGCTCAGACACTATGTAATTGATGATGCCTTTCCAGATCCCCCTAGTGGCTAGTACCCTCTCTCCAATCTATGATATATATATGGATCTATGGTCTTTATATGTTTACTgtttatgaatatatgaatatatatagacTTTATAATGCAAATATTAATGTATACAAGTATGttcacacatgtgtatgcattatttgtctttctcattagaattTAAGCACCTTTTGACTTTCAATTTAGTTTTGTGGTATAGTTTtaggtattttataaataaattatgatttaattttttcaatacaATAGAAATAATCAAATTAGAGGATAATTTTTGAGGatgatttttaaatgcatgatcAAGAATATAAGGAGATAAAAGCTTTCAAAGATATTAAAGCTTATTGAGAAACGTTATTTTTCAGAGCTGcaaaaaaatgatattaaaacAGATGGAAATCAAGCTAGCAATCACAGATGCAAAACTATTCaatctatcatcatcatattcttcatcataaaaatttataaaaactgATCATATCCTTTGTCGTGGTAACTTTATTGTGCATAACGTATACTGTAAATGTAATAAAAACAGAGCTGACTGGTcaatattttatgtaattttttaaaaataaagaaaaatattaatagcgAGTAATACACAGTGTTCAAAATAGTAGAATGGAAAAAGAACTTCCTAAAATACTTGCctagttatattaaaatatattagaaacaaaTTATGAATAAGtatgagaaatataaagaaatatggtTTGTCctcaatgaattaataaaaacagaaacatGAAAGAATGATGTGTGCACTAATTATTATCTTCAGAAGTGGAATATGTTAGACTATAGGATTAAAAAGAGCCCtgatgcattttttaaattgagtgtTAAAGggtggtagggaaggagggaggaaaaaatgtgGAGCACAAAgtattaaaattgattttaaaatttgttttttcaagtaatttggaaaaaataaaattctgaaaaaaatgtaCGAGTGTTAAGATGTGTGTTCATATTTGTCTTGTGTGATGAagcaaataaatttaaatataccaAATCACAAGGAAAGTTGGGTTGTTTATATTGAATTTcaaagtacttattaaatgtttttaaaatgttcaatgtATATCAATTGATAAAAGTAATTTTAACCCACAATTCAGTTCCTTTCTCACTTATTTCACTGTtctgaaataaattaaataagtttTATATTATTAATCATGTTCAAAAATTATTGtgaactcaaaaaatatcatCAGTTATTAACCTTAActtacacaaagaaaaaaaaaatcttctattaATCCAAAATCATTATTTCTtcaacttgttttatttttgttttatacatttccAATTCTGCCACGCTTGGTTGTGTctatttctgttctttctcttcttttttctgtttaatgTTATTAATTCCTTGATACTTtgttcaaattttctttcctttttcattttaatatcacTATTTCTATTCTCTGTTTCACCCAATTATTTATACTCTTCCCTCCAAAAAGTCCTTTAAGAACAAATGATAATATGAATgcacaaaatgaatatttttcctttactgaaatttaatttattttaaaactctgATCCACCTGCTCTCTACTTTGAATTCTTAATTCTGAAGAAGTCCTCAGCTCAAGATGAatgaaaaatgtttcttattatgTGATTCTCACCTGAGAATCATCACTGTATTCTACAGTACAGGGATCTAAACCCATGTGAGACTTCATTAAAGTCTACTTTGAATCATGGCAAAGCAGATGCTATATTCTATTCAATGGTAAAGCCACTCGTAAGCACTTCAGTGTTGAATGGTGCATGGCAGGGTTAGGGAATTTATATGATGGACTAATATTGCATAataaggaatgatgaatatgagaaattaaaagaaacttGGAAGGCTTTACATTTATCCATTATATAGCAATATAAGAACAACTGAAATAGTATAAACAATAAACACAACATTgggaatgaaaggggaaaaaaaaaccttccaaaaTGAATTTGAATTGTACTTAATAGGAAAATTAATGATGGTCCTGGAAAAGCAATAATAAAACATTACTTCTACCTCTTCTGTACACCATCAGAAATGCCTTCTGGACTATGAAAacggcaacccatctacagagaaagaagtgatagtatctgaaatagatggaaacacattttttttcttttttttttcttttttggtgaggcaattgggggtgggtggcttgcccgggatcatgtggctggtgggtgttgggtgtgtggggccggatttgggctcgggtgctcctggttccagagccggtgctctgtctgctgcaccacctagctgcccctggaaacacattttaaaaaaaaaatgttttttctcttcgacaattccttagtctgaagttttgggagttttttgactgtttttttctcacaacctagctaatgtgggaatgttttccatgactactcatgtataatttattttaaaatgcttgggttctagtgggtgggggtgggaatagaggaggaagagaagttggaacaatttttttttaaattggtgttaaaataaatttgtttttacatataaaaaaaaagaaatgccttctGTACAAGATTGCTTTTTCCTTTAATTGTGTTTTTCTTCATCACAAAATTAGCCTCAATCTGTAGGATAAACAAGGAAAtgattatcatgtaaatttaagaataatcaataaaacataaaaaataagcaaactgGTTGGTCACCTGGGAATTAtgtacattt from Dromiciops gliroides isolate mDroGli1 chromosome 6, mDroGli1.pri, whole genome shotgun sequence encodes the following:
- the LOC122732528 gene encoding olfactory receptor 5F1-like, producing MSGENHTTVTEFILLGLTDSPELQVLLFVLFLVIYSLTMMGNAGMIALIMIDSQLHTPMYFFLTNLSLTDIFYSSTITPKMLIDLLSERKSISFTGCFLQMYVFIALSTTECLLFGLMAYDRYVAICNPLLYSVIMSRTVCLKMAMGAFTAGFLNSIIHTTYISSLSFCGSNVIHHFFCDSPPILKLSCSDTQMNETIIFICAGINMLGTFLVILTSYIYILFSILRLHSVEGRHKAFSTCASHITAIVIFYGTVIVTYLCPSSSYSPTQGKVISVFYTVVIPMLNPLIYSLRNEEVKRALKNAITRKRIPTFM